A single genomic interval of uncultured Desulfobacter sp. harbors:
- a CDS encoding cytidylate kinase family protein — MPVITISRGSYSRGKKVAEKVASELGYECISRDILLEASEEFNIPEIKLVRALHDSPSVLERYTHGRDRYVSYIRKALLQHISKDNVVYHGLAGHYFLPNFPNVLKIRIISDIEERVKEEVMRENISEEKARYILKKDDDERRKWGLRLYGIDTWDSKLYDMVIHIKSLSVEDAADLICRTVQKPSFKTTPESKKILDDALLAAKVHAAIIKICPTNTVTANDGVVNIGDPEASMKNEITKIVENIEGVKKIIVNAYRRTDDHNAVN, encoded by the coding sequence ATGCCCGTTATCACCATCTCAAGAGGTTCTTACAGTCGTGGAAAAAAAGTTGCTGAAAAGGTAGCCTCAGAACTGGGGTATGAATGTATTTCCCGTGATATTCTGCTGGAAGCATCCGAAGAATTCAACATCCCTGAGATCAAACTGGTCAGAGCGCTTCATGATTCTCCGTCCGTTCTTGAAAGATACACCCACGGTAGGGACCGCTATGTAAGTTATATCCGCAAAGCACTTCTGCAGCATATCAGCAAAGACAATGTAGTTTATCACGGTCTGGCGGGTCATTATTTTTTGCCGAATTTTCCCAATGTCCTGAAAATCAGGATTATATCGGATATAGAAGAACGTGTGAAAGAAGAAGTCATGCGGGAAAACATTTCCGAAGAAAAAGCACGTTATATTTTAAAAAAAGATGATGATGAGCGAAGGAAATGGGGCCTGAGGTTATACGGAATTGATACGTGGGACAGTAAACTTTATGATATGGTCATCCACATAAAAAGCCTCTCAGTTGAGGATGCCGCAGACCTGATCTGCAGAACGGTTCAAAAACCCAGCTTTAAAACAACACCTGAATCGAAAAAAATTCTTGATGATGCCCTTCTTGCCGCGAAAGTTCATGCGGCTATTATAAAAATATGCCCGACAAACACTGTCACAGCAAATGACGGCGTCGTAAATATCGGCGACCCGGAAGCTAGCATGAAAAATGAAATAACAAAGATTGTTGAAAATATTGAAGGGGTTAAAAAGATTATTGTGAATGCTTATAGAAGAACAGACGACCATAATGCCGTTAATTAA
- a CDS encoding DNA methyltransferase, whose product MIPVEAISAIYEDFLSNEDPEKQRGNGTFYTPRFLAEMVVDTAVKDNPEIFDGCFLDPSCGSGIFLVLLFNRLANRWLHTQTGLITYSAKAKALRKILENQIRGVDIEETACRIACFSLYLAYLDFFNPPDIQKHVERTGKPLPNLLDYGNISGRPTADIPVILKADFLAEETLSEKTFTCIIGNPPWKGRRSKQIAQKFIQKAPALLESGGTGCLLLPTKILQNQTDAFQEKWLKKITLELVLQLADYSFLLFQDALCPAFIARFKNTSPEIFTHKVEFNAPKFNRDGLRKGVVTVNPSSQTWLPLADILAASQSKSAPVVWKRRLWGTPRDQKLLDFLQSIPTLSELAGTPKEGKRWIKGQGFQPNTSGKSKAPKPPWWNNTDSFISAKASCWGSKCIQLLSNDCEEIGSRFPSLHRTRDKRLYEAPLVLISQGFGKIAYSDFNVLFQHSLQSIAGPEEDRSLLMFLAVYLRSKLARYFLFHTSANWGTERDKVHLNELLRVPFPLPGHEFISPDSENIVKQVVRKFDQLGIQLQNKFNEMQSQAICYSLLESKDSDFNKRWQQERKHRVDEFQDVIEPLIYQYFGLTEQEIILVEDTFRIFEPSSTPTTRYSSKTTTLDPLMETSVEPYSTNGLSVYADTLTGTLNSWAEREMAQYRVKAKGGLDKHTGLVMVTVELSEKESKYEQKNIPRDFAEQAGKLQKIASNLHGTLLYQRDILVFQGKQIYIIRPNILMNWTRTAALNDAARIYGEIVQSHEVANG is encoded by the coding sequence ATGATTCCCGTTGAAGCAATCAGTGCAATTTACGAAGACTTTCTATCCAATGAGGATCCGGAAAAACAACGTGGGAATGGTACCTTTTATACCCCTCGATTTCTGGCTGAAATGGTTGTGGATACCGCAGTAAAAGACAACCCTGAAATTTTTGACGGATGTTTTCTTGATCCTTCCTGCGGGTCCGGCATTTTCCTGGTTTTGTTATTTAATCGTTTGGCAAATAGGTGGTTACATACCCAAACAGGCCTCATCACATATTCCGCCAAGGCGAAAGCCCTTAGAAAAATTCTTGAAAATCAGATCCGTGGCGTTGATATTGAGGAAACAGCCTGCCGGATCGCCTGTTTCAGTCTTTATCTGGCCTATCTTGACTTCTTCAATCCGCCGGATATCCAAAAACATGTGGAACGAACCGGGAAACCGTTACCTAACTTATTGGATTATGGCAATATTTCCGGGCGGCCAACTGCGGATATACCGGTTATTTTAAAAGCAGATTTCCTGGCCGAAGAAACACTTTCAGAAAAGACTTTTACCTGTATTATCGGTAATCCCCCCTGGAAAGGAAGACGTAGTAAACAAATTGCCCAGAAATTCATTCAAAAGGCACCGGCTTTACTTGAAAGTGGTGGCACAGGATGCCTTCTGTTGCCAACTAAAATTCTGCAAAACCAAACGGACGCATTTCAGGAAAAATGGCTGAAAAAAATTACCCTTGAGTTGGTTTTACAGTTGGCGGATTATAGCTTTCTTTTATTTCAAGATGCTCTATGTCCTGCATTTATTGCACGCTTTAAGAACACTTCACCTGAAATTTTTACGCACAAAGTCGAATTCAATGCGCCCAAATTTAATCGCGACGGATTGCGCAAAGGGGTTGTCACTGTCAATCCTTCATCCCAGACCTGGTTGCCTTTGGCGGACATTCTTGCGGCCAGCCAATCAAAATCTGCTCCGGTTGTATGGAAGCGGCGGCTGTGGGGAACGCCGCGGGATCAGAAATTGCTTGATTTTCTTCAGTCTATTCCAACCTTATCTGAATTGGCAGGCACTCCAAAGGAAGGTAAACGGTGGATTAAAGGACAGGGATTTCAACCGAACACATCAGGGAAAAGCAAAGCCCCAAAGCCACCATGGTGGAACAATACAGATTCTTTTATCAGTGCCAAGGCTTCTTGTTGGGGATCTAAATGTATCCAGTTACTTTCAAATGATTGTGAAGAAATAGGATCACGTTTTCCAAGTTTGCACCGAACCCGAGATAAACGTCTTTATGAAGCGCCCTTGGTTTTGATCAGCCAAGGGTTTGGAAAAATTGCTTACAGTGATTTCAATGTCCTTTTTCAACATTCCCTGCAATCCATTGCCGGCCCTGAAGAAGACCGCTCACTTTTGATGTTTCTAGCAGTCTATCTACGATCCAAACTGGCAAGGTATTTCCTGTTTCATACCTCTGCCAATTGGGGAACTGAGAGGGATAAAGTTCATCTCAACGAGTTGCTGCGTGTCCCCTTTCCATTACCGGGACATGAGTTTATTTCGCCGGATTCGGAAAACATTGTAAAACAGGTTGTCCGGAAGTTTGATCAGTTAGGAATTCAACTGCAAAACAAATTTAATGAAATGCAATCCCAGGCAATTTGCTATTCCTTGTTGGAAAGCAAAGATTCGGATTTCAATAAACGATGGCAGCAGGAACGAAAACATCGGGTGGATGAATTTCAGGATGTAATCGAACCCTTGATTTATCAATACTTTGGTTTAACGGAGCAGGAAATAATATTAGTAGAAGATACCTTCCGGATTTTTGAGCCCAGCTCCACCCCAACCACCAGGTATTCGTCCAAGACAACGACGCTTGACCCTTTAATGGAAACATCTGTTGAACCCTATTCTACAAACGGATTGAGCGTATATGCCGATACATTAACGGGCACTTTAAATTCCTGGGCTGAAAGAGAGATGGCTCAATATCGTGTCAAAGCTAAAGGTGGCCTGGATAAGCACACAGGATTGGTTATGGTAACCGTTGAGTTGTCTGAAAAAGAATCGAAATACGAGCAAAAAAATATTCCACGGGATTTTGCTGAGCAGGCAGGTAAATTACAAAAAATTGCTTCAAATTTACATGGGACCTTGCTATATCAACGTGATATTCTGGTTTTTCAAGGAAAACAGATCTATATCATTCGACCCAACATCCTGATGAATTGGACGCGTACAGCCGCTTTAAATGATGCAGCCCGGATTTACGGTGAAATTGTTCAATCCCATGAGGTCGCTAATGGGTGA
- a CDS encoding HU family DNA-binding protein, with the protein MNKLELIQVVKDRTGLNKQESTDIVKLFFDSLAETMIKGDRIEIRGFCSFFIKEYAGYTGRNPKTGKKVMVPAKRLPFFKPGKELKERVDYPN; encoded by the coding sequence ATGAATAAACTTGAACTAATTCAGGTAGTCAAAGATAGAACAGGGCTGAACAAACAGGAATCCACAGACATAGTGAAGCTGTTTTTCGATAGCCTCGCTGAGACCATGATTAAAGGGGACCGGATTGAGATTCGGGGATTTTGTTCTTTTTTCATCAAAGAATACGCTGGCTATACTGGCAGAAATCCCAAAACTGGAAAAAAAGTTATGGTTCCTGCAAAAAGGCTCCCTTTCTTCAAGCCAGGAAAAGAATTGAAGGAGAGGGTTGATTACCCAAATTAA
- a CDS encoding DNA topoisomerase 3 — MTDLILTEKFSVASDFAKALGVKTKNEGYFKGNGFIITWAVGHLVTLCEPEDYDKAMKRWRLETLPLIPQSFEYKPIKQNYKQFKIIKTLLLDQNLERIIIATDAGREGEVIARTILMKAGFLDKNRILRFWTSQALVPEVVRSTMANLKPITDYDRLWRAGYYRQVSDWLIGINCTRVLTVRLKDLFSVGRVQTAVLALLADRKKEREQFTPEPYWTLNAAFFNDKGAWTGSWFRGKDTRLTKQGDAQALYKHLAQTTEPGEVLTVKKEEKTELPPFLFSLTDLQQEANRRFGFSAKKTLNLAQALYQDKKCLSYPRTDSRVMGTQNLKMVKNIIETLEKTYPELFTGINPTQVSLSNKRVFNDAKLTDHHALIPFKPLPPRASADEKKLFDLVIRRFAAAFHPPCRFENTRVVTRLNRETFQTLGKVILSKGWQQVFQVRAKDKKTVEHLPPLAPGDKALVRKIDLNEKKTIPPPDYTDSLLLKDMTNPGRYVSEEAVKKLFRGDIGIGTQSTRAQIIETLITRNYVVRSGKQLVATEKGGYLVDLLRKCPVSSVLTSPDETARWEMNLNNIALGNQDNSQFLTRIKTFVSQSVNELKSTPFDMKKFKTKTIVAGNCPDCKRPSSEQEFNKKSEMPADVSTLTCPVCAGRIIEGKKGVGCANWRPEQGSCRFVIWKEILGKKLTIKNIETLLAGKTTRPYVFRDRNDNKFKAKLRMIKDPEFFIEVLPMEGEIVSRFKVSCTR; from the coding sequence ATGACTGATTTGATCCTCACAGAAAAATTTTCAGTGGCATCTGATTTCGCTAAGGCATTAGGAGTAAAAACCAAAAATGAGGGATACTTCAAAGGAAATGGCTTTATCATTACCTGGGCCGTTGGCCACCTTGTGACCCTCTGCGAGCCTGAAGACTATGACAAGGCCATGAAAAGGTGGCGTTTGGAGACCCTGCCACTGATCCCCCAATCCTTTGAATACAAGCCTATCAAGCAAAATTATAAGCAGTTTAAAATTATAAAAACCCTGTTACTCGATCAAAATTTGGAACGAATCATTATTGCAACCGATGCTGGACGTGAAGGAGAAGTTATTGCACGGACCATCCTGATGAAAGCCGGGTTCCTGGATAAGAACCGAATCTTGAGATTCTGGACCAGTCAGGCCTTAGTGCCGGAAGTTGTCAGGTCGACTATGGCCAATTTAAAGCCCATCACCGATTATGACCGGCTCTGGCGGGCAGGATATTACCGTCAGGTATCTGACTGGCTCATCGGCATAAACTGCACCCGGGTACTGACAGTCCGATTAAAGGATCTCTTTTCAGTGGGGCGAGTCCAAACAGCGGTACTGGCTCTGCTCGCTGACCGGAAAAAGGAGAGAGAACAGTTTACCCCTGAACCCTATTGGACGCTGAATGCCGCTTTTTTTAATGACAAAGGAGCGTGGACCGGATCCTGGTTCAGGGGAAAAGACACCCGGCTGACAAAGCAAGGGGATGCTCAGGCCCTTTATAAGCATCTGGCCCAGACCACAGAACCTGGAGAGGTGCTGACCGTAAAAAAAGAGGAGAAAACTGAACTTCCCCCGTTTCTCTTTTCCTTGACTGATCTCCAGCAGGAAGCCAATAGACGATTCGGATTTTCTGCAAAAAAGACCCTTAACCTGGCTCAGGCATTGTATCAGGATAAAAAGTGCCTCTCCTATCCAAGAACCGATTCAAGGGTGATGGGCACCCAGAATTTAAAGATGGTTAAAAATATAATTGAGACACTGGAAAAGACTTATCCGGAACTGTTTACAGGAATCAATCCCACACAGGTATCTCTGTCAAACAAAAGAGTGTTCAATGATGCAAAACTGACCGACCACCACGCACTGATTCCTTTTAAGCCGCTTCCTCCCAGGGCCAGTGCAGATGAGAAAAAGTTATTTGACCTGGTGATCCGGCGGTTTGCCGCTGCCTTTCATCCTCCATGTCGTTTTGAAAACACTCGTGTTGTAACCCGCCTCAACAGAGAAACGTTCCAGACGCTGGGAAAGGTCATCCTGTCAAAGGGCTGGCAGCAAGTCTTCCAGGTGAGAGCCAAAGATAAAAAAACGGTAGAACATTTACCACCTCTGGCACCAGGCGATAAAGCCTTGGTCAGGAAAATAGATCTCAATGAAAAAAAGACCATCCCCCCTCCCGACTATACAGATTCGCTGCTCCTAAAGGATATGACCAACCCAGGGCGATATGTCTCCGAAGAGGCGGTAAAAAAACTTTTCCGGGGAGATATCGGCATCGGCACCCAGTCTACCCGAGCCCAGATCATTGAAACCCTCATCACAAGGAATTATGTGGTCCGATCCGGCAAACAATTGGTGGCAACAGAAAAAGGGGGTTACCTGGTGGACTTACTCCGGAAGTGCCCTGTCTCTTCCGTGCTCACATCACCAGATGAGACGGCTCGATGGGAAATGAACCTGAACAATATTGCTTTAGGAAATCAAGATAACAGCCAATTCTTGACCAGGATTAAAACCTTTGTTTCCCAGTCCGTCAATGAGCTCAAATCAACCCCTTTTGATATGAAAAAGTTTAAAACCAAGACTATTGTTGCAGGCAACTGCCCTGACTGTAAAAGACCATCCTCAGAGCAAGAATTTAACAAAAAATCAGAAATGCCGGCAGACGTATCAACTTTGACCTGCCCGGTCTGCGCAGGCAGGATCATTGAAGGAAAAAAAGGGGTTGGATGCGCTAATTGGCGTCCTGAACAAGGGAGCTGCAGATTTGTGATCTGGAAGGAGATCTTGGGGAAAAAACTGACCATAAAAAATATAGAAACGCTTCTGGCAGGCAAAACCACAAGACCTTACGTGTTCAGAGACAGGAACGACAATAAATTCAAAGCAAAATTAAGAATGATAAAAGATCCGGAGTTCTTTATTGAAGTGCTGCCCATGGAAGGTGAAATAGTATCCCGCTTCAAGGTTTCCTGCACCAGGTAA
- a CDS encoding tyrosine-type recombinase/integrase yields the protein MSSVQAFSRAFLKKAQFTPKILYTVFVLIHQDDSNIFKGGHHHENVTGNQEFSGVSRTQFKKNTIQNYRYFLAVFQKQFGRRDVSEVTPDEIMEFLVKITEGLKPSTKKLKYSLLKSLFNFVKNTAVPDLSNPCDSAVLSKTFRVSKLPPWTILERDAVDEFIFKTESPRNRLMLELMARGGMRIGEVLKLKPQDVQDRKLHLPNPKSGRTSEVVFILQKVADRLRDYIAAENILDDKRIFPMRYTRAREIVKSAGNKIGIDVKPHDLSYPNVLIFSEDMQPPMPAVQEFPLKSFRKSSFGTQTCPPPRGILEKSATPRPCIGLKIFTGKNFKGGWTIPTPFDR from the coding sequence ATGTCCTCGGTTCAGGCTTTTTCCCGAGCATTTCTGAAAAAAGCCCAGTTTACCCCGAAAATTTTGTATACTGTCTTTGTCCTGATCCATCAGGATGATTCCAATATTTTTAAAGGAGGGCATCATCATGAAAATGTCACAGGCAATCAAGAATTTTCTGGCGTATCAAGAACTCAATTCAAAAAAAACACCATCCAAAACTATCGGTACTTCCTGGCGGTCTTCCAAAAGCAATTCGGCAGACGGGATGTATCGGAAGTAACGCCGGATGAAATCATGGAATTTCTGGTCAAAATCACTGAAGGCCTGAAACCCTCAACAAAGAAACTCAAATATTCCCTTCTGAAAAGCCTCTTCAATTTTGTCAAAAACACTGCCGTGCCTGATCTCTCCAATCCATGTGACTCTGCTGTTCTATCAAAAACATTTCGAGTTTCCAAATTGCCGCCGTGGACAATCTTGGAGCGAGATGCCGTTGATGAATTCATTTTCAAAACGGAGAGCCCCAGAAACCGGTTGATGCTTGAACTGATGGCAAGGGGTGGAATGAGGATCGGTGAAGTTTTGAAATTGAAGCCTCAGGATGTCCAGGATCGGAAACTTCATTTGCCCAATCCCAAGAGTGGCCGTACATCCGAAGTCGTTTTTATTCTCCAAAAGGTGGCAGACAGGCTGCGTGATTATATTGCCGCTGAAAATATTCTGGATGATAAGCGTATTTTCCCTATGAGATATACCCGGGCCAGGGAGATCGTTAAAAGCGCCGGCAATAAAATCGGAATTGATGTAAAGCCACATGATCTCAGTTATCCAAACGTTTTGATATTCTCCGAAGACATGCAGCCACCTATGCCAGCCGTTCAGGAGTTCCCATTGAAATCGTTTCGAAAATCATCCTTCGGCACTCAAACCTGTCCACCACCCAGAGGTATCTTGGAAAAATCAGCGACACCGAGGCCATGTATTGGATTGAAAATATTTACCGGTAAAAATTTCAAAGGGGGGTGGACGATCCCAACCCCCTTTGATAGATGA
- a CDS encoding DUF2293 domain-containing protein — protein sequence MAHQHLSVSPGPTEGTLYSESGEKLTPPEGWAFLPAGDAAVTRRVKSKSPVWVVQVKYRRRMISKGIWAPADNILAAKQEVSDKRATPAYANERKRELARRQAKQNAYTQEFNDQIIKFLNFHPRYEKEAQLLGKLITTHATPVGSGTVARTQRIPIDKRAQAAVIAWMRHKTTAYDSMKIPRVKGKRREARRDLAKKSIEVLEIYRHGQDQKEDCPLKQALEKEYNF from the coding sequence ATGGCACATCAGCATTTAAGTGTTTCTCCAGGGCCTACAGAAGGAACACTATATTCTGAATCAGGGGAAAAACTAACACCGCCTGAAGGGTGGGCTTTTTTGCCCGCAGGGGATGCCGCTGTTACAAGGCGAGTAAAATCAAAGAGCCCCGTCTGGGTAGTCCAGGTAAAATACCGCAGACGGATGATTTCAAAAGGGATCTGGGCTCCCGCTGATAATATCCTGGCCGCAAAACAGGAAGTGTCTGATAAGAGGGCAACACCTGCCTATGCCAATGAGCGAAAGCGGGAACTGGCACGAAGACAGGCCAAGCAAAACGCCTATACACAAGAATTTAATGATCAAATCATTAAGTTTTTGAATTTCCACCCCAGGTATGAAAAAGAGGCACAACTCCTTGGAAAACTCATAACCACCCACGCAACCCCTGTAGGTAGCGGAACCGTTGCCAGAACCCAGCGTATTCCTATTGATAAAAGAGCCCAAGCTGCTGTAATTGCATGGATGCGACATAAGACAACTGCATATGATTCAATGAAAATCCCACGTGTAAAGGGAAAGAGAAGAGAGGCAAGAAGAGATCTGGCCAAAAAATCAATAGAAGTGTTGGAAATATATCGGCATGGCCAGGATCAAAAAGAAGATTGTCCTCTGAAACAGGCATTGGAAAAAGAATATAACTTTTGA
- a CDS encoding IS91 family transposase, giving the protein MKNKHEIADIFRLYGKTYREQNMLSYKELKVMHKIEICRTAQLGGHIEQCDQCGFERIAYNSCRDRHCPKCQTMVKEKWLNDRKADLLPCGYFHMVFTIPHELNPIILRNPKIMLNNLFTAVSQTLQSFARDPQWKIKGQLGFICVLHTWSQKLTAHFHIHCLVAGGALSFDKKQWIPSNKSYLFRVQSLSKEFKKRYLGLLEKSYLNDKLFFPDKIAKYRSKEEFIDFIRSLFKIKWIVYAKRPFAGPEQVLEYLGRYTHRVAISNNRIKSIDNNQVSFEYRDRADDNMVKTLKVPAHEFIRRFLLHVLPENFMKIRYFGFLSHRNKKRAVKLIRQLIDSDIVFPQKIEETYLEMMQRLTGRDLLCCPNCKKGRMTIIKGLPKQYIDSS; this is encoded by the coding sequence ATGAAAAACAAACATGAGATTGCTGACATTTTTCGCCTCTACGGTAAAACATATCGGGAGCAAAATATGCTGTCATACAAAGAATTAAAAGTGATGCACAAAATCGAAATTTGTCGGACCGCTCAACTCGGAGGGCATATCGAGCAGTGCGATCAATGCGGTTTTGAACGAATAGCTTATAATTCCTGTAGAGACAGGCATTGCCCAAAATGCCAAACCATGGTTAAAGAAAAATGGCTCAATGACCGGAAGGCAGATCTGCTGCCCTGCGGTTATTTTCATATGGTCTTCACCATTCCTCATGAATTAAATCCCATTATATTACGTAACCCCAAAATCATGTTGAACAACCTGTTTACGGCTGTGAGCCAAACATTGCAATCATTTGCCCGTGATCCGCAATGGAAAATTAAAGGGCAACTCGGATTCATCTGTGTCCTTCATACCTGGTCGCAAAAGCTTACCGCTCATTTTCATATCCATTGCCTTGTCGCCGGAGGCGCGCTTTCGTTTGATAAAAAGCAATGGATACCATCGAATAAGTCATATTTGTTCAGGGTTCAGTCTCTCTCGAAAGAGTTTAAGAAACGGTATCTTGGACTGTTAGAGAAATCCTATTTGAATGATAAACTGTTTTTTCCCGACAAAATTGCAAAATACCGCAGCAAAGAAGAGTTCATCGATTTTATCCGATCCCTTTTTAAGATCAAATGGATCGTCTATGCCAAGCGTCCCTTTGCCGGGCCTGAGCAGGTACTTGAGTATCTTGGCCGCTATACGCATCGTGTCGCTATATCAAACAACCGAATAAAATCCATAGACAACAATCAGGTCAGTTTTGAGTACCGAGACAGGGCCGACGACAACATGGTCAAAACATTGAAGGTCCCGGCCCATGAATTCATTCGAAGGTTCCTGCTCCACGTGCTCCCGGAAAATTTTATGAAGATACGATATTTTGGTTTTTTATCCCATCGGAATAAAAAAAGAGCTGTCAAGCTGATCCGCCAGCTAATTGACTCTGACATTGTTTTTCCTCAAAAGATAGAAGAAACGTATCTTGAAATGATGCAAAGATTAACAGGCCGGGACCTGTTATGCTGCCCTAATTGTAAAAAAGGGAGGATGACAATTATCAAGGGACTGCCGAAGCAGTATATAGATTCTTCATGA
- the lexA gene encoding transcriptional repressor LexA — translation MYSKIKLTKRQSEVFNFLCDFYEKKKTSPTYREIADHFGFKSAKAAADHIRALEKKGFIYRHGRRSRGIEIVFPSEQTSSNTISVPILGDIPAGSPEQKIEYQSRRIAIDASLIKSPKHHHFFALKVKGDSMINRGIHDGDWIIADADVVPCENQVVVALIDGENTLKTLAKKKKQIYLKAENPDCEDWVPVNELIIQGTACAIIRPM, via the coding sequence ATGTATAGTAAAATAAAATTAACAAAAAGGCAAAGTGAAGTGTTTAACTTTCTTTGCGACTTCTATGAAAAAAAGAAAACATCTCCCACATATAGGGAAATAGCGGATCACTTTGGCTTTAAAAGCGCAAAAGCAGCCGCAGACCACATCCGTGCACTGGAGAAAAAAGGATTTATTTACCGTCATGGCCGGCGATCACGGGGTATTGAAATAGTCTTCCCTTCGGAACAAACGTCTTCAAACACAATATCCGTTCCCATTCTCGGTGATATCCCGGCAGGGAGCCCCGAACAAAAAATTGAATATCAAAGCAGACGGATAGCCATAGATGCATCTTTGATTAAAAGCCCTAAACATCATCATTTTTTTGCGCTTAAAGTAAAAGGGGATTCGATGATCAACAGGGGGATACATGATGGAGACTGGATTATTGCAGATGCAGATGTCGTGCCTTGTGAAAATCAGGTTGTGGTCGCCCTGATAGATGGAGAAAATACGCTAAAAACCCTTGCAAAGAAAAAGAAGCAGATCTATCTAAAAGCTGAAAATCCGGATTGTGAAGATTGGGTTCCTGTTAATGAATTGATTATACAAGGCACTGCATGTGCAATTATAAGGCCGATGTAA